A genomic stretch from Schistosoma haematobium chromosome 4, whole genome shotgun sequence includes:
- a CDS encoding hypothetical protein (EggNog:ENOG410JPWH), protein MIEQEYRELQRQHRILQNNLLLSEEERSRGGEMMIAENNAEFQAARANYEKEIGLLNQQLLETTFECRRLEAERARVAERNSDLQRELETTRILVDSLKQNSECKPVEYSNHIRKSAPIISSNLRLPSSMPNGDNNNNGICNGNGLYSKGYKVNQRCLSDSLEDWEDSDHDHVDLNVSPSHQIRSSIYPHEVKSKLNHHYHRDYSCIVSSRLNDESRKPEYNYPNNEESRYLKSKKRHSKLRTDSKQLDRLASKTQELEEFAIRLREQFNEILSEEEENSEVRLRNVIPQLFCIRILYTCM, encoded by the exons ATGATAGAACAAGAATATCGTGAATTACAGCGTCAGCATAGAATATtacaaaacaatttattgttAAGTGAAGAAGAACGTTCTCGTGGCGGCGAAATGATGATTGCAGAAAATAATGCTGAATTTCAAGCAGCACGTGCAAATTATGAGAAAGAAATTGGCTTATTGAAT CAACAATTATTAGAGACAACATTTGAATGTCGTCGTCTAGAAGCAGAACGTGCTCGTGTAGCTGAACGTAATTCTGACTTACAACGTGAACTAGAAACGACTAGAATTTTGGtagattcattaaaacaaaattcgGAATGCAAACCAGTTGAATATTCGAATCATATTAGAAAAAGTGCACCGATTATCTCATCAAATCTACGTTTACCCTCTTCAATGCccaatggtgataataataataatggtatttGTAATGGTAATGGCTTATATTCCAAGGGATATAAAGTCAATCAAAGATGTCTTAGCGATTCACTTGAAGATTGGGAGGATAGCGATCATGATCACGTTGATCTTAATGTTTCACCATCACATCAAATCCGATCATCAATATATCCACATGAAGTTAAGAGTAAATTAAATCATCACTATCATCGTGATTATTCGTGCATTGTAAGTAGTCGCTTAAACGATGAGTCCCGTAAGCCAGAATATAATTATCCTAATAATGAAGAGTCAAGATATTTAAAGAGTAAAAAACGTCATTCAAAATTACGTACGGATTCAAAACAGTTAGATCGACTTGCTTCTAAAACACAAGAATTGGAAGAGTTTGCCATTCGATTGCGTGAACAATTTAATGAG ATCTTATCAGAGGAAGAGGAGAATTCTGAAGTACGTCTAAGAAATGTAATTCCCCAGCTCTTCTGTATACGTATATTATATACATGCATGTGA